In Glandiceps talaboti chromosome 16, keGlaTala1.1, whole genome shotgun sequence, a single window of DNA contains:
- the LOC144447343 gene encoding uncharacterized protein LOC144447343, whose protein sequence is MSGERKNNPARWYFTREQLLNGPSRKHGIDPEKELSYRQQSANLIQDMGQRLNVSQLCINTAIVYMHRFYVLHSFSKFHRNSISPACLFLAAKVEEQPRKLEHVVKVAHICLNRDAPSLDPQSETYLEKAQAIVILESILLQTLGFNVAIDHPHTYVVKCTQLIRASKDLAQTAYFMATNSLHLTTFCLQLKPTWVACVCIHLACKWSNWEIPLSSDGKHWWEYVDTTVTQKKLDELTSEFVLIMDRCPSRLKRKIHITKGSSLPGMPKQSRAEVSSAESSPGLTPTMTLISSDKPQPSTSRANAEFSNHDRQGKKEVESKEGKGKSESQKTYREYREMKEREKLSKVKSESNTAHPEHKDYKRKTGEHTHRLEQKLHHSESRPHSKEHRQTEHRPQQPKQHGQEHHRGVSASSDSQRHHSSRPTSVEQLSIGVGEHLRPPTMENQHHRSSGEHHHRSVTEHRQPPTSGKDSKHREHKSHNKHPTEATPNGNKLLKEKAIHVKGEHKERPLGMNPHIDLRPDSHPGSKEKERHHHHHHHHRQQQKHHSSSERHTPQSQKPHGSGKRPHSPSPGSVRMARLQQHGKLSESHMPLVSPAKRIALSSGYESSPAKSSSLTLPTSQSLLSLPMPPEPMMAEGDILQQAFSTTVMNESVTEAMRSEPDLSTFLGQFHSDSDMYRQLQHSQHSQQLPLYAHHHHHHHQQQQHRHQPPLPTGDANQPPLPPGPPPPPLPASAPPPPPPPPPPPE, encoded by the exons ACCCTGCACGATGGTACTTCACCAGAGAACAACTTCTGAACGGTCCATCGCGGAAACATGGAATCGACCCGGAGAAAGAACTTTCCTACAGACAACAGTCCGCCAACTTAATTCAGGATATGGGTCAACGGCTCAATGT CTCTCAACTATGCATCAACACCGCCATAGTTTACATGCATCGCTTCTATGTGCTTCATTCCTTCTCTAAATTCCACCGCAAT AGCATATCTCCAGCATGTCTGTTTTTAGCCGCCAAAGTAGAAGAACAACCAAGAAAATTAGAACATGTAGTTAAAGTAGCACATATATGCCTCAACAGGGATGCGCCATCACTGGACCCACAGAGTGAG ACCTACCTGGAAAAGGCCCAAGCGATAGTTATTCTAGAAAGTATATTATTACAAACTTTAG gTTTCAATGTTGCAATAGATCACCCACACACGTACGTAGTCAAGTGTACCCAGCTTATACGAG CGAGCAAGGACCTGGCACAGACAGCCTATTTCATGGCGACCAACAG CTTGCACCTGACCACTTTCTGTCTTCAACTAAAACCCACCTGGGTTGCCTGTGTGTGTATTCACCTTGCTTGTAAATGGTCCAATTGGGAG ATTCCACTGTCCAGTGATGGCAAACACTGGTGGGAGTATGTAGATACTACTGTAACTCAGAAAAAATTAGATG AACTCACGTCAGAATTTGTACTAATAATGGATAGATGTCCAAGTCGACTCAAACGgaaaatacatattacaaag GGGAGCAGTCTACCTGGCATGCCTAAGCAATCAAGAGCTGAAGTATCATCCGCAGAAAGTTCTCCTGGTCTTACGCCAACAATGACCTTAATATCCTCGGATAAACCACAACCTTCAACATCAAGAGCCAATGCTGAATTCAGCAACCATGATAGACAAGGAAAGAAGGAAGTTGAGAGTAAAGAGGGCAAGGGAAAATCGGAATCACAAAAGACTTACCGGGAATACAGAGAGATGAAGGAACGTGAAAAATTAAGCAAAGTGAAAAGCGAGTCAAACACTGCCCATCCAGAACACAAAGATTACAAACGTAAAACTGGAGAACATACACATAGACTTGAACAAAAATTGCACCATTCAGAGAGTCGACCACACTCAAAGGAACATAGACAAACTGAACACAGGCCACAGCAGCCAAAACAACATGGCCAAGAACATCATAGAGGTGTTTCTGCTTCCTCTGACTCACAACGACATCACAGCTCCAGGCCAACTAGTGTTGAACAACTAAGTATTGGAGTTGGTGAACACCTCAGGCCGCCGACTATGGAAAACCAGCACCATAGATCTAGCGGTGAACACCATCACAGAAGTGTAACAGAGCACCGACAACCACCTACCAGTGGTAAAGATAGCAAACACAGGGAGCATAAAAGTCATAATAAACATCCCACGGAAGCTACTCCAAATGGAAACAAACTTCTAAAGGAAAAGGCTATCCATGTTAAGGGTGAGCATAAAGAAAGACCATTGGGTATGAATCCACATATTGATTTGCGTCCTGATAGCCACCCTGGGAGTAAAGAAAAGGAGCgacaccatcatcaccaccatcaccatcgaCAACAGCAAAAGCACCACAGTTCTAGTGAGAGACATACTCCACAATCTCAAAAACCTCATGGTTCTGGCAAACGACCACACAGTCCATCTCCAGGTTCAGTCCGAATGGCTCGTTTGCAGCAACATGGGAAGTTGTCAGAAAGTCACATGCCATTAGTGTCTCCAGCTAAAAGGATAGCTCTGTCCAGTGGTTATGAAAGCTCTCCAGCCAAATCAAGCAGCCTTACATTACCAACCAGTCAGTCTCTTCTGAGCCTGCCGATGCCACCGGAACCAATGATGGCAGAAGGTGATATCTTACAGCAAGCCTTCTCAACGACGGTTATGAATGAAAGTGTCACTGAAGCCATGAGGAGTGAACCAGACCTAAGTACATTTCTGGGTCAGTTCCACTCAGATTCTGATATGTACAGGCAACTACAGCATTCACAGCATTCACAGCAACTACCGCTCTACGcacaccaccatcatcatcatcatcaacaacagcAACATCGTCATCAACCACCACTGCCTACTGGTGATGCTAACCAACCACCACTACCTCCaggaccaccaccaccacctcttCCAGCCAGTGCACCCcctcctccaccaccaccaccaccacctccagaATAA